In Solanum pennellii chromosome 3, SPENNV200, a single window of DNA contains:
- the LOC107014539 gene encoding transcription factor GTE10: MAPTVPIDYIGQRESRKFFKKDSVDMMGKSRKGFKGYLPGIVPDYRNAVETMAESEGFGSSGRVDTERTASEDSCAPKRKSICLNADGHDQFGAPIQSMSLSSMSSSEKKVLGIRLKNELELVRGLQKKIASVGSNIGVLSPASDIQNCTNGQRRSGSEISQRYMAEAVIPPGKKKPAPGRNGPLTKGPGAKRPKTMQQAIPSDTSMVMFMKQCETVLSRLMSHQHGWVFNHPVDVVKLKIPDYFTVIKQPMDLGTIRSKLHSGEYSSPLQFAADVRLTFKNAMTYNPPGNDVHIMAQTLSKFFEVRWKPIEKKIPVIEEEPLPSKSSVIIETETDTPPAMPPSKKKKIAPLENRVKPEPVKRVMSDVEKHKLTAELEDLLTELPENIIDFLKEKSSNGNQVSEDEIEIDLDVLHDDILYELRKLLDDYLLEKQKNQAKGEPCEMELHNESGFSNSSMQPCKGNDPADEEVDIGGNDPPVSSFPPVEIEKDRARRSNKCSSSSSSSSGSGSSSSGTDSGSSSGGESDVDKDSVVQKATAASGARLEQEDELDLPETTDPLAGQTVLTSQQNSNFAEPDDHREEESAEPERQVSPEKLYRAALLRGRFADIILKAQEKSIEKGEVRDPEKLKLEREEFERRRREEKARLQAEAKAAEEARKRAEAEAAAEAKRKRELEREAARQALQKMEKTVEINENSRFMEDLELFRAAPAEQLESFIDETSPGHSENILGSFKFKASSNPLEQLGLYMKEEDEDEEEEEEAEPHSIPDVSNDPEEGEID, from the exons ATGGCACCTACTGTTCCAATAGATTACATTGGACAGAGAGAATCAAGGAAGTTCTTTAAAAAGGATTCAGTTGATATGATGGGAAAGTCACGCAAGGGTTTTAAAGGTTACTTGCCTGGAATTGTGCCCGATTATCGTAATGCTGTTGAGACAATGGCAGAATCCGAAGGTTTTGGGAGCTCCGGACGCGTTGATACTGAAAGGACTGCATCGGAGGACTCTTGCGCACCTAAAAGAAAATCCATTTGTTTGAATGCTGATGGTCATGACCAATTTGGTGCACCTATTCAATCAATGTCGTTGTCCAGTATGTCATCCTCTGAAAAAAAAGTGTTGGGAATTAGGTTGAAGAATGAACTTGAACTAGTCAGGGGACTGCAGAAGAAAATTGCTTCTGTCGGCTCTAATATTGGGGTTCTTTCACCTGCTAGCGATATTCAAAATTGCACCAATGGGCAGAGGAGATCAGGATCAGAGATATCTCAGCGATATATGGCTGAAGCAGTGATTCCTCCTGGGAAGAAAAAGCCTGCCCCAGGGAGAAATGGGCCTCTTACTAAGGGTCCCGGAGCTAAGAGGCCTAAGACGATGCAACAGGCCATACCTTCAGATACAAGCATGGTCATGTTTATGAAACAGTGTGAGACAGTGCTAAGCAGACTGATGTCACATCAGCATGGGTGGGTCTTCAATCATCCAGTTGATGTCGTAAAGTTAAAAATCCCCGACTACTTCACTGTTATTAAGCAACCAATGGATCTAGGGACCATCAGGTCAAAGTTGCATTCGGGAGAATATTCAAGCCCTTTGCAGTTTGCTGCTGATGTGCGGCTAACTTTTAAAAATGCAATGACATACAATCCGCCAGGAAATGATGTTCATATCATGGCTCAAACACTAAGTAAATTTTTTGAGGTTAGGTGGAAACCAATAGAAAAAAAGATACCTGTTATTGAAGAGGAACCTTTACCTTCTAAGTCGAGTGTTATCATAGAAACTGAGACTGATACTCCTCCAGCAATGCCGCCttcgaagaagaagaaaattgcTCCATTGGAGAACAGGGTTAAACCAGAACCCGTAAAGCGAGTCATGAGTGACGTTGAAAAACATAAACTCACTGCTGAGCTTGAGGATTTACTTACTGAATTACCtgaaaatataattgatttcttgaaagaaaaaagcTCCAACGGAAATCAAGTCAGTGAAGATGAGATCGAGATTGATCTTGATGTTCTTCATGACGATATCTTGTATGAGCTACGGAAGCTTTTGGATGATTATCTACTGGAGAAACAGAAAAATCAGGCTAAAGGTGAACCCTGTGAGATGGAG CTTCACAATGAGTCTGGATTCAGTAATTCATCCATGCAGCCATGCAAAG GAAATGATCCGGCAGATGAGGAAGTGGATATCGGTGGGAATGATCCACCTGTTTCAAGCTTCCCTCCTGTGGAGATAGAGAAGGATAGAGCTCGCAGGAGCAATAAATGCAGTAGTTCAAGTAGTTCGAGTAGTGGTTCTGGCTCTTCATCTAGTG GTACAGATTCTGGAAGCTCATCTGGTGGTGAATCGGATGTTGATAAAGATTCAGTTGTTCAGAAG GCAACAGCGGCTTCTGGGGCGAGATTGGAGCAAGAAGATGAGCTTGACCTTCCAGAAACTACAG ATCCGTTGGCTGGCCAAACAGTGCTGACTTCTCAGCAGAACTCCAATTTTGCTGAGCCCGATGATCATCGAGAGG AGGAGAGTGCTGAACCTGAGAGGCAAGTCTCTCCTGAGAAGCTTTACCGTGCAGCTTTGTTAAGAGGTCGATTTGCGGATATCATACTAAAAGCTCAGGAGAAGAGCATTGAAAAG GGTGAAGTGCGGGATCCAGAAAAGCTAAAGCTTGAGAGAGAGGAGTTTGAAAGGCGTAGGCGAGAAG AGAAAGCTCGGTTGCAAGCTGAAGCTAAGGCTGCCGAAGAGGCTCGTAAAAGAGCTGAGGCAGAAGCTGCTGCAGAAGCCAAAAGGAAACGAGAACTTGAAAGAGAAGCTGCCCGTCAGGCACTCCAGAAG ATGGAGAAGACCGTTGAAATCAATGAGAACAGTCGATTCATGGAAGATCTGGAATTGTTCAGAGCTGCTCCAGCTGAACAGCTAGAGAGCTTCATTGATGAGACTAGTCCTGGTCATTCTGAGAATATTCTTGGGAGTTTCAAATTTAAGGCAAGTAGTAATCCGTTGGAGCAACTTGGATTATATAtgaaggaagaagatgaagatgaagaggaggaagaagaagccGAACCACATAGCATCCCTGACGTATCGAATGATCCAGAGGAAGGAGAGATTGATTGA